The Impatiens glandulifera chromosome 3, dImpGla2.1, whole genome shotgun sequence genome contains a region encoding:
- the LOC124931752 gene encoding NDR1/HIN1-like protein 1 produces MTVKECGHDDDDHRKFNRKMIGGVLSFIILVLFVIFLIWLILRPTKPQFILIDATIFAFNITGTGPPLNLPNSLTSNFQITISSRNPNARIGIFYDKIDVYASYHGQQITLPTLLPPSYQGHKDVTVWSPFIYGSSVPVAPYLGESLGQDQVAGTVLINIRVDGRVRWKVGNFISGRYRLYANCPAYISFGGGGRNGGNGFLSGPSIKYQLAQSCHVDV; encoded by the exons ATGACTGTCAAAGAATGTGGCCACGACGACGACGATCACCGGAAGTTCAATCGCAAGATGATAGGAGGTGTTCTGTCGTTCATCATTCTAGTCCTGTTTGTCATCTTCCTCATCTGGTTAATCCTCAGACCCACTAAACCCCAGTTCATTCTCATCGACGCAACCATCTTTGCCTTCAACATCACCGGCACTGGACCCCCACTCAACCTTCCAAATTCACtcacttcaaattttcaaataaccatcTCCTCTCGCAACCCAAACGCCAGAATCGGCATCTTTTACGACAAGATTGACGTCTACGCTAGCTACCACGGCCAGCAAATCACCCTCCCTACCCTTCTCCCGCCTTCTTACCAG GGGCATAAAGACGTTACAGTTTGGTCCCCTTTTATCTACGGCAGCTCAGTTCCGGTGGCTCCTTACCTGGGGGAGTCACTAGGGCAGGATCAGGTGGCGGGGACGGTTCTGATCAATATCCGAGTGGATGGACGTGTGAGATGGAAAGTCGGAAACTTTATATCCGGCCGGTACCGGCTTTACGCGAATTGTCCGGCGTACATTTCATTCGGTGGTGGAGGAAGAAACGGTGGTAACGGATTTCTGTCGGGACCCTCCATCAAATATCAGTTGGCTCAGAGCTGTCATGTCGATGTTTAA